ATCAAGAAAATGCGAAAgagaccaacaaaaaaaaaagagagacaaCAAATATCATTGAGCTTGCAACACAATTTGACAAATTGCATGCGATATTCAAATTGGGGTTTTGTACCCTGCAGATAACACTGATAACGggtatattcatttgacaCCTTGCAGCTAAACAATACAAAGATCAAACGGTATTTTAAAGTTGAGTATTTACACAAGCTCTTGGAGGTGGAGTTGCAAGCCGTCAAGGCTATGTGTGATACGCATATATCATGAGATTGGGCCAGCCATAAATATGCCATATAAAGTTCCCATTTATCATTTAcagaaattgtttaaaaatacgaCAAATGGAGTAAGCTTATTGTGCTTGAATGTACGAATATCTATTAACCATTTGTACACCTATTTAACTGGAACTGATTATTATTACCATAATCAACAGAAAGTatttaatggaattttaacttgttttgtatttagctAATTGTTGTAGTGCTCTTCTAACCATGGCCAAAAGCTGTCGTATTACATTTTTAGGCTTATTGCTGCTTGCTTCCTGGTCTTCGTTAAATGCTGCTCGTGTAAGTTTTGTAATAATCAGGGACTGTAATCCCTATAAGTTTCATAAAACACaaatccaaaataaaaattgtgtgattttattaatttgctcaaaaaaatatttattaaggaaaataatgattattatttaagtattatcTAACTTATTGAAAAGGTCTGCatattagtatatcaatacTAATAAGAATAGGatctaaatattgtatatatagcgtatatacatacataaacagtacatatactattattatattatattattattgagaCTGCCTTACTCTTTGGATAGATTATCTAATAGTTTGTTTTTAACTTTAGCGAAGCCGTTACAAGATTCAATGGCACAGCTTCGACTGTGATATCCATTGGCCTGTCTATAAGAACTTGAGCTGTCGTATTGGCCCTGAAGATATGGAAAGAATATCTTCGGATATGGAGTTTATCGAACCTATTAACCTGATGTGGTGCAAGTACAAGCTTCTCGTGCAACGTCCTACGCAAAAAACCGAAATGGTGTTATTCGAAGGATCTTTCGATGTTTGTCAATATCTACGGGATAGACGCATGTCGAATAAATTGGCTCAAAGTGTTTTTCTAAACATGGTTAAAGACAGTAATATGCCAAAGGAGTGTCCTTTCCATGAGGTATTTGTacttaaaaatcaaaaaatgatTTCTATCAATTGCTTATGATTGTTTCACAGGGTTCGCTTTATTTCCACAATATCTACGCGTTGGATAATTTACCTGCATTTCTGCCCGAAATGGACTTTACGATGTTCATTACGTTCTTCGAGCCCAATACAACATATGAGTCGCATATTAAGCTTAAGGGAAGCCTTCTAGAGTCTAATAGAGCACGCTATAAAATATGGCCATGAATTTgtgaaaatatatagaaaaaaggcaaaaacaaaaacaaaccaatTTCATTCGATATTGAGCATTGTGATTCATTTTGgatttgtttagttttgaCTTTATATAGTCACGCCAGACAACAGCATCATCCACATGttcatgatcatcatcatcgccatcgtcgtcatcatcatgaACACCATCACTAGCACTGCTGACCTCAAATGTCAATTGTTGTTAGtgaatttgcaattgttttttttcgtttcgctGACGACCTTGGCCTtagaacaacagcaaatcgACGAAAACAATCGTTTCAcgaaatgtataatttatatctTATTGCTCTATTCACATAGATCTGTCATACTTCTAACGGCACTTGGTTAAACAGCTGCTTAAAGGCGTTTAAGCAGCCGCCCCATAGGTACGCCCCATTCACCAGCTCTGCTTGCTGACATTgcaaaactataaataaaatacaaaacaaacttATAAGTATACTAGCTagcaataaacaataacaataacaaaatagcCGTTAGCAGCACGTTAGGCCCGACCCCGTCTGGGGGTCTGTTAGATTAATTGCACAATGATTACAGACAATTGCAATGTCAACGAGCCGCACAAAACGGAAATACTTACAAAACGCTAATCGCGCGCAAAACGCCTGCAAACCGCTTCAAAGTCGCGAGTCAGCCGCCCCCGATTGAAGCTGCTAATGCGGAAGTAGCTCAACAAATGATCGCTACTACGCAAGCGTAtgcgagcgaaagagagatagacagCGTGACACGAGTGCGCTCGCGATACTCAGCAGAACTTTTAGTCacgaagagagtgagagcgaccTTCTACGTGTAAACGTATTGGTGATGTGTGAAATGATCACTTCTCTTTGCATGCCTCGGTCATGCTTTGCATGTTCGGCTGGTTAGTGAAGTGAACCCGGCGAGCGAAGGCGCCAGATTCAGTGTCACGATGACgattgtttgttgctgtcattACACAATTTCTAgtaataaagtattaaatagTTGCTGATAGGGAGCCGCTTGTCTTTTAACATAATTGTGAACTTTGatgctatttatttttgcacttcGGATTGGTTTTAGTTACTTAAGTGTTTCAATAAATACTTATGGGCTAGCAAAAACATGTGTAACACACGCTTCTTTAGGTTAGCAAACTAAAATACAACttcaactgtgtgtgtggccagcATTGGAGAAGCAAGGAGGCAGCGCGAGGCGCAGCCTGGCCAGCCATAGgaacaaaatactacaatttcAGCTGCCGCTTCGCCTGCTGTTTCTCCTGTTTGCGCACACGCTGGTGCAGGAACTCGCGTCGTATGTCGCTGGAGCGCATCTCAAGGATGCAGTTGAGTTTGTTGCGTATCTGCTCCGCCGTATGCACATCCGTATCAAAGTCATAGTGCTTGAACCGTATGTTCGACATGCTGCTAACTTGGCCAAAGGGCGAGTGTGAGCTGTGCGACGGATAGTGCCCGGGACTACCGGGCGAATGGGCAATGCCCGTGGTGTTGTTGCCCGCATTGAGCGATGTAATGCTGGCGCTCATCGGTGCCGACGTGCAGCTGGAAGACATGCCGCTCGAAGAGTTCGATTTCAACCAAATGCGCAGCAGCGCTTTCAATTGTCGTTGCTCCACAATCTCGCAATGTGCCACCAAATCGATGGGTGTCGACACGGGCTTCCTTTGCGCCCAGAACTTAGCGTTTTTATGCTGATCGATCTCGATGCGTTCTCCGGACACGCTCAGCGTCACGTCGCATTTGAAGAAGCGCTTGTCAATGATGCTAAGTCGATAAGTGCGATGCATGGGCGCCTCCAGCATATCATTGTGGTTCAACAGACGCTTCTCATACTCTTTGACATGATCCTGGGGACTGTCTCCGCCATCACCTGTTCCAGCAGCACCATCTGTCACATCGCCATTGAGATTGATGTTCTCCAGGGCACGCGCTGCCGCGACAGCCGCCTTGTCGTCCATGGATGTGATGGATTTAGTGCCTTGCTGGTAATCGATGCGGGTAACGGGCGCCAGTGGACGACGCTCAGCCAGCGTCAGATGTGAGAAGCCGAATTTGGAGCATGGCTCACGATTGTCTAGGGGCGGAAAGTCATCCATGTCATCGTTGTCTTCCGTCATATATAATGCGTAGTGCTGCACAGACTTGAGCTGCACTGCATCTGGATACTGTAGGGTAGTTTTGTAGCAAACGAGGCCGATCACCTCGATGATCTTGGCCGTGGAAAGCACACATATTTTGAGCGGATAATTGCGTTCCGGCTCGGGCAGCATATTGACATATACATTGATGCGCTTTGTGGGCATGCCCACCTGGGCGGTGCCGTCAAAGCGCGCATATTGAATGAATCgattttgtgtttgcttggGACTCTTGGCAAGCTGCTCGCTCAACTTGCTCTTTACCCCCTCATCGGAAAGGTCATCTTCGCTGGTTTTCTCTACTTTCgtcgctgttgcagttgctgtagATGTTGAGGGTTTCTCCGCAGGACGCACGTTAACTGGCTTTCTCATAAAGAAATCCTGGCGATCAGGAGGTAACACTTCCTCGTTGTAGTTTACACTTTTGATGCGAGCCGCCTTACGCTTTGCAATGTCCAATTTTTCCAGTTTCTGCGCCGTATTTGAACGAAATCGATGAGCGCCTACCTCGGGGTACATTTGTATATCGAACGAATGCGTCGACATATCCAAGTCCTCATCATCGCTTAGATCCAGGCCTGGATAGCAATAGAAGTCCACTTCTTGCAATGGCGGATCCGCAATCCTAGGCGGGATCATATGTTGGAGAGGCGCCGAGCGTTGCGAGGATTGTGTGGCAGTGTCTGGGGTTTTGGGCACCGAGttgcgttgctgctgtgtCGCCTGGGGTGGACGGTGACCGCTGCGTCTGTGGGCATCCATAGTAGTTGTGGCAGTTTGAAATCTCCTCAGGTAATGCTTCGGCATATCGTCACTCAGCATTACCGTCTCGCAGATGCCCGTATCATCCGTGGATATGAACGAGTTGCGTATGTGCGAGAGCAGCCAGTGCTGGTTGGAATAGGTAGCCATTGCACTTGGTACGTCTCTaactcacaaaacaaataaaattcttaGTTATCTCCGCATTTGTGTGCAAGGAGCTGTAGCTACAGTGTGACCGCaagttatatttttcataacgACTTATTACATcgaaatatataccaaacaaaaccATTTCCGCAACAAAATCTCTCTTGTTGTCTACAAACATTTATCGATACATTCCCAAAACGCGGTATAATTCAAAACGCCTCCATAAATTGTCTACGAATTCTTGAATATAGTTTGCAAAATAAGCAAAGTTAcaataaactattattattaagatatTTTACCACggtatttaaatgttttgtcaAGATTTGTTGATTATATATGAACGTTGTCTAGCTGATAGgagtttgttgttcttttttcaaTCAAAGTATTGCTActgtttacaaatatttttgaattatattgatataatttaTAAGTCAATATAGATAATTCTACATGCTGACGTTAAGAACAGTTGCTTGTTCATAcagaaatttacaaatttctgATATTTTACAAGCAAATTGACAATCCGATGTattacaaacaacaaattcgcGAAGAACAttcgattattttttttatttgtgccaATGTGTGCGCAGTGTGACCTTTTAGCATGTTGCAGAAgcatgtggtatatttttaaatcccCAAACTGGTTTATTGAAAGTAAAACATtagttgcaatatttaaatggtTTATGTCATCAATATTATCAATCAATAATATAAACCAATTATTTTAGAAATGCTAAAGTTGTTAAAGGTCCCATCACCAAAAGGAGTGTAACCAAACTTCTTATTGCGGaagtggtatatttcgaatacttgtaatatggtatattttgaaatccaAATGTGGTTACACTGATTACTAGTACCATATGACTTTTCCAAGAGACGCGAAAATTACATAGAGAATTAGGCAATTCAATGTAAGTTTTTACCATTTACACGACTTGCAAAggtgtttattatatttacaatactttAGTGTACATAATCGCTTCGTATCGATGTTGTAGCAGCGCCCAAAATGGCGGGCATCCCGGGTGAATTCGATGAGACGGTGGTCAATCAGTTTAGCTGCAAGCGTTGCGACCGCGTAAGTTTCACTCaccaaattgaattcaatattgGTATGGCCGTACTCACATGTGTTTATTTGTAACCCACAGACGTTCAAAAGTAAACGCGACCAAACGTTGCACCGTCAGGAGGtgcacaaccacaacaaaactACCTATGAGTGCAAGTTGTGCTCCAAGAGTTTCTGCAACAGCGGCAACCTGGATCGCCATATGAAGGTGCACAACGATGTGCGACCATTTGTTTGTAACTTATGCTCCAAGGCCTTTGCACAGGCGGTTAATCTGCAGCGACACTATGCCGTGCACAGTGGCGAGCGTCCATATCAATGCAACTTTTGCAACAAATCCTTCACGCAGCAGAGCAACATGAAGCGCCACAAAATGACACACACCGGCGAAAAACCGTTCCGATGCCAGAGATGTGGCCGCTACTTCTCACAGTTGGTCAACCTGAAGAAGCACAAGTTGGGGCATCTAAATGCCAAGCCTTATCAATGCAACTACTGTGAGAAGGGTTTCACTCAGCTCTCCAACTTCAAACGGCATCTGCAGTCGCATATCAAGGAAGGCGTCGACGTGGATGTACCCGGTGCAATACAAGCAGCTACGGCCATGGCGAGGGAGCGTCTAGAGGCAGAGCAGAAACCGTATGTTAATGAGAACCTAACGTCGCTTAGCTACAATGTTAATATCAACCTATTTATTGCAGAAGTTTCTTTGAGTGCATGGTCTGTCGTGCCATTTTCGAAACGTTTGGCGACTATGAGAAGCATGAAGTCAAATGCCATGAAGACCATGAACGGGCCCAGATAGAGGCTAATCAAATACCGCATATGCATACGGACGATTACTTGCCCATGAAGTTTTCGGTGCCTGATCTGGATACGCACGAGATAATTATTGAGACTACTCATTAGAGCCACCCAACACATCCATAAATACATACGCCCACGATCACATACTAAAATCTACATCCACTACAATCGAGAGTAATCATTTATGAACGCTGCTGCATCTGCATGAACTTGTTGATGTACAAGTCCTTGAGCTACATACATACGTCGTGCAATATGCAGCAACTACATATTTCTTcttctatatactataaataaatgcaacacaTTAAAAGCGCTTGTAACACATTTACGGGAAGCTGTATCAACAAAGTTGCTAATTGTGTAATATAAGCGAATTTTGCAATGCACAATTGCATTGTAAGCAGTAAAAGAGAAACGAAAACGAATCGAAACTTTTTTGTCATGCATGACCATGTGTTAGAATTTATTGCCTGTGAAGATTTGGGAATTTAACTACTCATTTATTATGTCATTTTATGGCTATATGATTTTCGCACGTCATAAATGCCAAATTGCAAAGTTGTTCGTGCGCAAGTTTTAAGACTCGGGCGTGCAAATTGTCCATTTAATGGGCATTTCCTTCAAGCTGTAAAATCGTTGAATGCTGCATAAATCCTCAGGACGTCAAGAGGTCCCCTGTTTACCTTAACTACGACATTTCATTGGATTGACTAAGCGATAACAAATCATTCAACAAATCGCTTTATACTTTTAACTCGGGTCGAGTGatttaaaaagagaaaacagcTGCCCTGAAGGTACATATAGTAAGTATTTACGCTCTGAAAGTTAATTAACAGCAGGTTCTCAAATTGCTTTTGGAATAggaataacataaaaataatttatcaagATGCAATCTTTATTACTCATGCTTGTCAGTGGGAAACCGACTGAGCGCAGCTCCTGTGCGATTTTCTCgcaagtttgttttttgctgcgCTTGGCAGCCAGTAAATCAAACTATTTGCTCAGCATGGAAGAAGCGGTGACACTGCTGCTCCTTCGGTGGCATAATACATATTTCACTTGGCcctcgccgtcgtcgtcgtagtcgccttcgtttttgtttgtcgCCTACGCTTCGTGTGTGCGTTCAATTGGCATTCACTTGCTTAAATAGCCGCCTTAATGTCCGGCTAGACAAATGGAGAACATTAATTATAACAGGCCGTGACATtcgttataaatttattatgaaaatggCTCTGGTCAGTTTGGTCCAACGACGCGTCTAACAGCCACCATCTCACGCTTAGCTTTAGTTGTGCCTCTAGtatcagtttcaatttcagttttagtCGAGAGCAAAAATCTCGTAAGTGAAGCGTAAATAACTGCagcttttgtgttttaaatCCGGCTGAAATCAATAGGAGTAGCACCCAGTTATGACTTTCAGTCAACACCAGAGTTTGGTTGATGGAGCTTTTTGTGTGCgtatgttttttcttttacaatacaaatatttgcacagcgAGATTGTGTGGCAATAACAACGCAGTGCCTAGCAAAAAGAATGATAGTGAAGGAGGGGGAAGTGGGGCCAACTGCCAATGCTcgtaatcaaaatgaaatgcacaaatatttaGAGCAGCGCAACACCCAGCTGACTGACGTCACGGATAATGcgttctctcttctctctttctttccctTTTTGCATGCGCTGCTCTTAATTAACACTGCACGCCCAgcgcaaacaaaatggcggcaTCCAATTTTATAACCGCAGCgtccaaaagtatgcaacacctTTTTTACACCCTGTGATTAAGCGCAAGGTTTAGCTTGAGGGATTTATTAATAAAGTGCTCTCAGTTTACGATGCAATAAGTTCTTCAGCAGTCATTACGaacgaaaatatttgcatttgccaagtGCAAATTATATTCTATTCCCCGTTTTGCATATTTCCCCCATTTGGCATAAGAGAAAAGAATACGAAGCTTTAAGCCATTGCAGCTGTTAAGCTAAAAGGGTATTTTCTTACGCAGACAGTCTGACAATtgcaatgaatttttatttatttttttcttgtgtgtgtctctgaCTTTAGCTACAGTAGGAAACTGGCTGCATTTAATGCTGTTCGCCTGCTGTGTACGTCGTGATATCGATATGCTATTTCCTGTTTAATTCCCAGTTTGAAATCCCATTTCATTTCCACGATTGACATTCTGTGGAAAAGTTCTCGCTCACGCGCGCACACAGCCTAAATTGATTTGGCAAATGTTctgtcatcatcattatcagcTAGCTGGAAAAGTGGCAATGTCATTTTGTAAAGTAGAACCACAAAGTGTGAGCACGCAACACCACCGCAGGGGACACGCCACGCAACAAAGAAGCGAGGCAGCAATGACAGTGGAGCAGTAGAAACTAGAGATATAGAAGAAGCAGGAGCAGCTGTCGGTGCTGCTGTCATCGTTTTGGTGTTAGTGGTCGCACATTATGGCCACCTAGTGGCTGCCAATgacagcagcaccagcagcagcagcatcagcagcatgTGAGCAGCTTCAGCATCAGTAAAAGCCATTCACATGTCGAGTGTACATTTGCTAGGGTCAAATGCAGTTGCCGTTACAGCTGCAGTTACAACTGTGGTTGCACTTTAATTTGCCATCAGTGCAACGGCAAATTGGCTTAGCCGTAACGTAATTGAGTTTTACGTTGCTCAATGGGTTAACCAATGGGAAAAATCTACGGCCGTAGTGCGAGGTAGCTTTTATAAGGTAGCACAATCGGAGCGAATGTCAAACTGGCATCCGCAGgcgaatttaataaataataatttcacatACGCAGCGTAGAACGAGTGTCAACGTTAAACAAACACGTATAAAAACAACTgtaatgcaattgaattttatggTTTATGGCAAAGCGAGGGGACGACAATGTCaaacgcagcaacagcaaataaaagccaacagtgtaatcaaatgtaaatattatatcatttGCATACGATTGTCGAAACTGCAGGCAGTGAAAGGGAATGAGAGCgagagtaaataaataaacagatttTAGTCGCATTTAGTCACATTTCTATGTT
This is a stretch of genomic DNA from Drosophila albomicans strain 15112-1751.03 chromosome 3, ASM965048v2, whole genome shotgun sequence. It encodes these proteins:
- the LOC117570474 gene encoding stress-activated map kinase-interacting protein 1; its protein translation is MATYSNQHWLLSHIRNSFISTDDTGICETVMLSDDMPKHYLRRFQTATTTMDAHRRSGHRPPQATQQQRNSVPKTPDTATQSSQRSAPLQHMIPPRIADPPLQEVDFYCYPGLDLSDDEDLDMSTHSFDIQMYPEVGAHRFRSNTAQKLEKLDIAKRKAARIKSVNYNEEVLPPDRQDFFMRKPVNVRPAEKPSTSTATATATKVEKTSEDDLSDEGVKSKLSEQLAKSPKQTQNRFIQYARFDGTAQVGMPTKRINVYVNMLPEPERNYPLKICVLSTAKIIEVIGLVCYKTTLQYPDAVQLKSVQHYALYMTEDNDDMDDFPPLDNREPCSKFGFSHLTLAERRPLAPVTRIDYQQGTKSITSMDDKAAVAAARALENINLNGDVTDGAAGTGDGGDSPQDHVKEYEKRLLNHNDMLEAPMHRTYRLSIIDKRFFKCDVTLSVSGERIEIDQHKNAKFWAQRKPVSTPIDLVAHCEIVEQRQLKALLRIWLKSNSSSGMSSSCTSAPMSASITSLNAGNNTTGIAHSPGSPGHYPSHSSHSPFGQVSSMSNIRFKHYDFDTDVHTAEQIRNKLNCILEMRSSDIRREFLHQRVRKQEKQQAKRQLKL
- the LOC117570795 gene encoding zinc finger protein 239; the protein is MAGIPGEFDETVVNQFSCKRCDRTFKSKRDQTLHRQEVHNHNKTTYECKLCSKSFCNSGNLDRHMKVHNDVRPFVCNLCSKAFAQAVNLQRHYAVHSGERPYQCNFCNKSFTQQSNMKRHKMTHTGEKPFRCQRCGRYFSQLVNLKKHKLGHLNAKPYQCNYCEKGFTQLSNFKRHLQSHIKEGVDVDVPGAIQAATAMARERLEAEQKPSFFECMVCRAIFETFGDYEKHEVKCHEDHERAQIEANQIPHMHTDDYLPMKFSVPDLDTHEIIIETTH
- the LOC117566581 gene encoding uncharacterized protein LOC117566581, with the protein product MERISSDMEFIEPINLMWCKYKLLVQRPTQKTEMVLFEGSFDVCQYLRDRRMSNKLAQSVFLNMVKDSNMPKECPFHEGSLYFHNIYALDNLPAFLPEMDFTMFITFFEPNTTYESHIKLKGSLLESNRARYKIWP